A single region of the Sphingobium sp. EP60837 genome encodes:
- a CDS encoding glycosyltransferase family 2 protein codes for MLVENILAAAQSIGVATLVAISIVCFLVVTIRNLVSTIQLLLAARVFATRIKPAQRSYDLWSRYADLALPISVIAPCFNEELSIADSARALLALEYPDHEVILVNDGSSDGTLSVLIEQFDLRPIEREQLAVLQKTRIRGIYGSARYPNLILIDKDNGRKADAVNAGLGFAAAPLVCVIDADSIIEPDGLLRAAEPFMTDDGSLMAVGGAIRIANGSIVEGGHVRQIRLPGRWLPRYQILEYLRAFLTARIANARLDMLMLISGAFGMFRRAPLVEIGGYRHDTVGEDLEVVTRIHRRMREDKRPYRVAFVPEVVCWTDAPESWRGLRNQRARWEQGALETILEHRRMLFNPRYGRVGMIGMPLIVIEDVLGPPCELFGYLLIPLLYLMGIESGTIVLAFFSITVLFGTAISLGTLALEEMQLRRTPSARDLFMIGIAAVVANLGYRQANLAFRIYGMWRFYRKDNRWAAAGRAGFSRG; via the coding sequence ATGCTCGTTGAAAACATCCTTGCAGCCGCTCAAAGCATAGGCGTGGCGACGCTGGTGGCGATCAGCATCGTCTGCTTTCTGGTCGTGACGATCCGCAATCTTGTCTCGACAATCCAGTTGCTGCTTGCCGCACGGGTCTTTGCGACCCGGATCAAACCGGCGCAGCGATCCTATGATCTCTGGTCGCGCTATGCCGACCTCGCCTTGCCGATCTCCGTCATCGCGCCATGCTTCAACGAGGAACTGTCGATAGCGGACAGCGCCCGCGCCTTGTTGGCCTTAGAATATCCGGACCACGAAGTCATCTTGGTCAATGATGGATCGAGCGATGGCACCCTTTCGGTACTGATCGAGCAATTCGATCTGCGCCCTATCGAGCGCGAACAACTGGCGGTGCTGCAAAAGACGCGCATCCGCGGCATATATGGCTCGGCGCGCTATCCCAACTTGATCCTCATCGACAAGGACAACGGGCGTAAAGCCGATGCGGTCAACGCGGGCCTGGGGTTTGCCGCTGCGCCGCTGGTGTGCGTCATAGATGCGGATTCCATCATCGAGCCGGACGGCCTGCTGCGCGCCGCTGAGCCTTTCATGACGGACGACGGTTCGCTGATGGCGGTGGGCGGGGCAATTCGCATCGCCAATGGCTCCATCGTCGAAGGAGGGCATGTACGCCAAATCCGCCTGCCGGGCCGCTGGTTGCCGCGCTATCAGATCCTCGAATATCTCCGCGCCTTCCTGACTGCGCGCATCGCTAATGCTCGGTTGGATATGCTGATGCTGATTTCGGGGGCCTTCGGCATGTTCCGCCGGGCGCCTCTGGTGGAAATTGGCGGCTACCGGCACGATACCGTCGGAGAGGATCTAGAGGTCGTCACCCGCATCCATCGCCGCATGAGGGAGGATAAGCGTCCGTATCGCGTCGCCTTCGTACCCGAAGTGGTCTGCTGGACCGATGCGCCGGAAAGCTGGCGGGGCCTGCGCAATCAACGGGCGCGTTGGGAACAGGGCGCGTTGGAAACCATCCTCGAACATCGCCGCATGCTGTTCAACCCGCGCTATGGCCGCGTAGGGATGATCGGCATGCCGTTAATCGTCATAGAAGATGTGCTGGGTCCGCCATGCGAACTGTTCGGCTATCTTTTGATCCCGCTCCTCTATCTCATGGGTATTGAATCCGGAACGATCGTCCTGGCCTTCTTCTCGATCACCGTCCTTTTTGGAACCGCGATCAGTCTTGGCACCTTGGCGCTCGAGGAGATGCAACTTCGACGGACGCCGAGTGCGAGGGATCTCTTCATGATCGGCATCGCCGCTGTCGTGGCAAATCTCGGCTATCGTCAGGCCAATCTGGCATTCCGCATCTATGGCATGTGGCGTTTCTATAGGAAGGACAACCGCTGGGCCGCAGCGGGGCGGGCCGGATTTTCGCGCGGGTGA
- the istB gene encoding IS21-like element helper ATPase IstB produces the protein MAIDHETLLGWLSRLKLTAIRDQLDTLLDEAARQDLTMRETLAFLCEREIARKDERRVEMAMKIAHFPHARELDGFDFDAQPSVDPLQIRELATARWVAHGEAVLLLGPPGVGKSHLAIALGREVIRQNHTVLFTTAQALVAALVKAHGEGRLEERLAFLAKPKLLIVDELGYLPFDPNAAHLFFQLVSRRYERGAMLITSNRSVGEWGTVFGDPVVATAILDRLLHHSHVITIRGDSYRLREKRRSGLLQKATPSLEPAGNEPS, from the coding sequence ATGGCTATCGACCATGAAACGCTGCTGGGCTGGCTGAGCCGGCTGAAGCTCACCGCTATCCGCGACCAACTCGATACGTTGCTCGATGAGGCCGCGCGGCAGGATCTGACCATGCGCGAGACATTGGCGTTCCTGTGTGAGCGCGAAATCGCGCGCAAGGACGAGCGCCGGGTAGAGATGGCGATGAAGATCGCTCACTTCCCGCATGCCCGCGAACTTGACGGGTTCGACTTTGACGCCCAGCCCAGCGTCGATCCCCTTCAGATACGGGAGCTCGCCACGGCCCGCTGGGTCGCCCATGGAGAAGCAGTGCTGCTGCTGGGTCCACCGGGCGTGGGCAAATCACACCTGGCGATCGCGTTGGGCCGGGAGGTGATCCGCCAGAACCATACCGTGCTGTTCACCACCGCGCAGGCGCTGGTTGCCGCCTTGGTAAAAGCCCATGGCGAAGGGCGACTTGAAGAGCGCCTCGCCTTCCTTGCCAAACCTAAGCTGCTCATCGTGGACGAACTGGGCTACCTCCCGTTCGACCCAAACGCCGCGCATCTGTTCTTCCAGCTAGTGTCACGCCGTTATGAGCGAGGAGCGATGCTCATCACTTCCAACCGCAGCGTGGGAGAATGGGGAACCGTCTTTGGCGATCCGGTGGTGGCCACCGCAATCCTGGATCGTCTTCTTCACCACAGCCACGTCATCACGATACGCGGCGACAGCTACCGATTGCGCGAAAAGCGACGGAGTGGCCTTTTGCAAAAGGCCACTCCGTCGCTTGAACCAGCAGGCAACGAACCATCATGA
- the istA gene encoding IS21 family transposase: protein MNMDDETISAVGLRRDAMLEPDEVTAMLRLRKLGWGSKRLAREFGCSRTTVKRYLGAGRWQPYQRRVLRGMLAGHETWLRERFFRHRGNADVVRQDLARELGVVASLRTVERAVAGFRQQLAAEARATTRFETPPGHQLQIDFGEKRVCIGGDRVRIYVFVATLGYSRRPFTMAFRHERQSAWFDGMEAAFRHFGGVTEEVLLDNAAALVTRHDAATREVVLNDRLHAFSRYWGFRPRACAPYRARTKGKDERGVGYVKNNALAGHGFASMEALEQHLAWWMREIADLRCHGSTGEPPLQRFVRDEASKLRPLNGRPPFRQIRELVRKVHGDCAVEIDTNAYSVPWRLVGETVQVTVSAGRVSVFHAGRLVAEHAEAAGRHRRLTDPAHFVGVAGANGPVRRAETFEEPRLHLPELLRPLAEYEQLAGGRW from the coding sequence ATGAATATGGATGATGAGACGATCTCCGCAGTTGGCTTGCGGAGGGACGCGATGCTTGAGCCTGATGAGGTGACGGCGATGCTGAGGTTGAGGAAGCTGGGCTGGGGCAGCAAGCGCCTGGCGCGAGAGTTTGGCTGTTCGCGCACGACCGTAAAGCGATATCTTGGGGCAGGCCGGTGGCAACCCTATCAGCGGCGGGTACTTCGCGGGATGTTGGCCGGTCATGAGACATGGCTTCGTGAGCGATTTTTCCGGCACCGGGGCAATGCCGATGTCGTTCGGCAGGATTTGGCCCGTGAACTCGGTGTCGTAGCGAGTTTGCGGACGGTTGAGCGAGCAGTGGCTGGCTTTCGGCAACAGCTGGCGGCAGAAGCGCGCGCGACGACACGGTTCGAGACGCCGCCAGGTCACCAGCTTCAGATCGATTTTGGCGAGAAGCGCGTCTGCATCGGTGGTGATAGGGTCCGAATATATGTTTTTGTCGCGACCCTGGGCTATTCCCGCCGCCCCTTCACGATGGCATTCCGCCATGAGCGGCAGTCGGCCTGGTTCGATGGCATGGAGGCAGCCTTTCGCCATTTTGGCGGCGTAACCGAAGAGGTGCTGCTGGATAATGCGGCGGCGCTGGTCACGCGCCATGACGCGGCGACGCGGGAAGTTGTGCTCAACGATCGGCTACATGCTTTCTCACGTTACTGGGGCTTTCGGCCGCGGGCATGCGCGCCCTATCGTGCTCGCACCAAAGGCAAGGACGAGCGCGGCGTCGGCTACGTAAAAAACAATGCACTAGCGGGTCATGGCTTTGCCAGCATGGAGGCACTGGAGCAGCATCTGGCCTGGTGGATGCGCGAGATCGCGGATTTACGCTGCCATGGTTCGACCGGGGAACCCCCGCTGCAGCGCTTTGTCCGTGACGAGGCGAGCAAGCTCAGGCCCTTGAATGGCCGGCCGCCGTTCCGGCAGATCCGCGAGCTGGTGCGCAAGGTGCACGGCGACTGTGCCGTCGAGATCGATACGAACGCCTACTCGGTTCCCTGGCGCCTGGTGGGCGAAACCGTGCAGGTAACAGTCAGTGCTGGACGTGTGTCGGTCTTCCATGCGGGGCGGTTGGTTGCCGAGCATGCCGAGGCTGCGGGTCGCCATCGCCGGCTGACAGACCCTGCGCACTTTGTCGGCGTTGCGGGCGCCAACGGTCCTGTGCGGCGTGCCGAAACCTTCGAGGAGCCACGGCTGCATCTGCCCGAGTTGCTGCGCCCCCTGGCTGAATATGAGCAGCTGGCAGGAGGGCGTTGGTGA
- a CDS encoding rod shape-determining protein, translating to MKLPRFLSSSAFDMAIDLGTVNTVIHVRDRGIVLNEPSVIAIETRQGFRKVKVVGNEAKLMMGKTPSNIQAIRPLRDGVIADIDVAEQMIKHFIDKALNGSRFGRRHEVVICVPSGSTMVERRALRDAAANAGAAHVQLIEEPMAAAIGAGLPVTEPRGAMVVDIGGGTTEVAVLSLRGIAYSNSARVGGDRMDDAIASHIRRNHNLMIGEATSERVKCEIGAATAPDGEGRRIIVKGRDLVNGRPAEMTISEAEIVEALSEPVGQIKMAVRTALEQTAPELAADIIEEGITLTGGGALLRRLDEALMDETGLPVKIADMPLMCVAMGAGKALEDSAYQGVLTIS from the coding sequence ATGAAATTGCCTCGGTTCCTTTCGTCCTCTGCCTTTGACATGGCCATCGACCTTGGCACTGTTAACACCGTCATCCATGTTCGCGACCGCGGCATCGTGTTGAACGAGCCGTCCGTGATCGCCATCGAAACCCGCCAGGGTTTTCGTAAGGTGAAGGTCGTGGGCAATGAAGCCAAACTGATGATGGGGAAGACTCCCTCGAACATTCAGGCGATCAGGCCGCTGCGCGACGGTGTTATCGCCGACATCGATGTTGCGGAGCAGATGATCAAGCATTTCATCGACAAGGCGTTGAACGGCAGCCGCTTTGGACGGCGTCACGAAGTCGTGATCTGCGTACCTTCGGGCTCTACCATGGTCGAACGGCGTGCGCTTCGGGACGCTGCCGCCAACGCTGGCGCGGCCCATGTGCAGTTGATCGAGGAGCCGATGGCCGCCGCAATTGGGGCAGGTCTGCCCGTTACTGAACCGCGTGGGGCGATGGTGGTCGATATAGGCGGTGGTACGACCGAAGTCGCCGTGCTGTCGCTACGCGGCATCGCCTATAGCAATTCCGCGCGCGTGGGTGGTGACAGGATGGATGATGCGATCGCCTCCCATATCCGGCGCAACCATAATCTTATGATTGGCGAAGCGACTTCCGAACGAGTGAAGTGCGAAATCGGCGCTGCTACGGCACCTGATGGCGAGGGACGGCGGATCATCGTCAAGGGACGGGACCTGGTGAATGGCCGCCCTGCCGAGATGACCATCAGCGAGGCAGAGATCGTCGAGGCCCTCTCTGAACCCGTTGGGCAGATCAAGATGGCCGTCAGAACCGCGCTGGAGCAGACCGCGCCGGAACTTGCCGCTGACATTATCGAAGAGGGTATCACCCTGACCGGAGGCGGGGCGTTGCTCCGGCGACTGGACGAAGCTCTGATGGACGAAACCGGACTGCCGGTTAAAATCGCCGACATGCCGCTGATGTGCGTGGCGATGGGCGCAGGTAAAGCCCTGGAGGACTCCGCCTATCAGGGCGTCCTCACCATCTCCTAA
- a CDS encoding NAD-dependent epimerase/dehydratase family protein, protein MQSSKLDCHVLSGNDITLYGDGSPIRSFCYVSDVVDGLLELRITDLHPVISATGKKHPLLELAQLRPAPRSA, encoded by the coding sequence GTGCAAAGCTCCAAGCTCGATTGCCATGTGCTGTCCGGCAACGACATCACCCTCTATGGCGACGGCTCGCCGATCCGCAGCTTTTGCTATGTTTCGGACGTGGTCGACGGGCTGCTAGAGTTGCGCATAACCGACCTACACCCGGTCATCTCGGCAACCGGAAAAAAGCATCCTCTATTGGAGTTAGCGCAGTTGCGGCCGGCACCGCGTTCTGCGTGA
- the rodA gene encoding rod shape-determining protein RodA yields MSIVPQPLTEFPWRVLGILLAIAGFGTLVLYSAAGGSITPWAVNQSVRFVLFSGMAFGLSRVPLELFARSAFPAYGAVLLSLVLVELIGGVAGGSQRWINLGFMQLQPSEFMKPIIVLAVARFYALLPVGEIRRWTAIWPALVLIGVPWALVLVQPDLGTATMIAAGGVTVMFLAGLPLRLFVGSGLTLAAIVPIAFSFLHDYQQKRVLIFMDPESDPLGAGYHISQSKIAIGSGGIWGKGFLKGTQSHLDYLPEGHTDFVFATMAEEWGLVGGIFLIGAFLLLFRWGIGVSLRAQDKYARLVAAGLTTTIFFYVAINLMMVMGLAPVVGIPLPFMSYGGSSMLTVMLCIGIIMAIDRSTRRGRQRSGNWG; encoded by the coding sequence ATGAGCATCGTCCCGCAACCCCTCACCGAATTTCCCTGGCGCGTGCTGGGCATCTTGCTGGCGATCGCAGGGTTCGGAACGCTGGTCCTTTACAGCGCGGCGGGGGGCAGCATCACTCCCTGGGCGGTCAATCAGAGCGTGCGCTTCGTCCTCTTTTCCGGGATGGCGTTCGGGCTGAGCCGCGTGCCGCTGGAGCTGTTCGCCCGCTCAGCCTTTCCCGCCTACGGCGCGGTCCTACTATCGCTGGTGCTGGTCGAACTGATCGGCGGCGTGGCGGGCGGCAGTCAGAGGTGGATCAACCTGGGCTTCATGCAGTTGCAGCCCTCCGAATTCATGAAGCCGATCATCGTGCTGGCGGTCGCGCGCTTCTACGCCCTGCTGCCGGTCGGCGAGATACGGCGTTGGACCGCCATATGGCCGGCACTGGTGTTGATTGGCGTGCCTTGGGCGCTGGTGCTGGTGCAGCCGGACCTTGGAACGGCGACGATGATCGCAGCGGGCGGCGTCACGGTCATGTTCCTTGCCGGATTGCCGCTGCGCCTCTTTGTCGGGTCGGGCCTCACCTTGGCCGCCATCGTCCCGATCGCCTTCAGCTTCCTGCATGACTATCAGCAAAAGCGCGTGCTGATCTTCATGGACCCGGAAAGCGATCCACTGGGGGCCGGCTACCATATCAGCCAATCCAAGATCGCGATCGGATCGGGCGGCATTTGGGGCAAGGGATTCCTGAAGGGCACGCAAAGCCATCTCGATTATCTGCCGGAGGGGCATACAGACTTCGTCTTTGCGACCATGGCGGAAGAATGGGGATTGGTCGGCGGCATATTCCTGATCGGTGCATTCCTCCTGCTGTTCCGATGGGGTATCGGCGTGTCGCTGCGGGCGCAGGATAAATATGCGCGGCTGGTGGCAGCGGGCCTTACCACCACCATTTTCTTTTATGTGGCGATCAACCTGATGATGGTGATGGGCCTCGCGCCGGTGGTCGGCATTCCCCTCCCCTTCATGTCCTATGGCGGATCGTCGATGCTGACCGTGATGCTTTGCATCGGCATCATCATGGCGATCGACCGATCGACGCGGCGTGGACGTCAGCGCAGCGGAAATTGGGGCTAA
- the mrdA gene encoding penicillin-binding protein 2: MKLPKLKRKTVTEASLSFTFTRRAMVVGGLQAGIGALLIGRMGWISVAENEKYNVLAESNRVNLTLIPPRRGWILDRTGKPLANNRTDFRVDLIPERVTDPEGTIRSLTHLLALAPEDVERIRTEMEKSPGFRPVQVAEKLTYDQFAAVSVRLPDLPGVAPSQGFSRYYPAGATVGHLLGYVGAASAKDFEERKDPLLITPGFKVGKDGLEKSFDRELTGKPGAKRVEVTARGKIVRELTTRPDTPGNAIKLTIDAGLQEYAGRRLATQSGSVVVLDCRNGDVLAMASMPSFDPNSFSDGISHLEWEMLSKDDHVPLRNKTLQGLYPPGSTVKPMVALALLEAGISSKDRINCPGAIRVGNTLFHCHKKRGHGSLDMRGAIAQSCDIYFYQMAQRIGMDRIASMARRVGMGQKFPLPFASQSYGTVPDPAWKLKKYGQKWQVYDTVNATIGQGYMLINPLQMAVMAARLATGRQLMPNFLLGAHRPDPEPVGVPEEHLVTIRDAMSAVVNGGGTGGAARMGIPGVMIAGKTGTAQVRRITMAERAGGVRGNASLPFKLRDHALFQGFAPFDNPRYAIACIIEHGGHTNRVEDAPMIASDTMSFLFDQAKAMEKLETLEKGWGGPPAERLARQMGAYRLAKAIEKGEAPPAAGNASEAANAAGNAANATTAAPGDDDAPPPPGPNPAAAQ, from the coding sequence ATGAAGCTGCCCAAGCTCAAGCGGAAGACCGTTACCGAAGCATCGCTGTCCTTTACCTTCACCCGCCGCGCGATGGTGGTGGGTGGATTGCAAGCTGGCATCGGCGCGCTGCTGATCGGCCGGATGGGGTGGATCAGCGTTGCGGAGAATGAGAAATATAACGTCCTGGCGGAGAGCAATCGCGTTAACCTGACGTTGATCCCGCCCAGGCGCGGGTGGATTCTGGACCGGACCGGCAAGCCTCTTGCCAACAACCGCACCGACTTTCGCGTCGATCTGATTCCCGAGCGGGTCACGGATCCAGAGGGGACGATCCGCAGCCTGACGCACCTGCTAGCCCTTGCGCCTGAGGATGTGGAACGCATCCGGACCGAAATGGAGAAGTCGCCGGGCTTCCGGCCCGTGCAGGTTGCCGAAAAACTGACCTATGACCAGTTCGCGGCCGTCAGCGTCCGGTTGCCGGACCTGCCTGGCGTAGCCCCCAGCCAGGGCTTTTCCCGCTACTATCCCGCAGGCGCCACGGTCGGCCACCTGCTGGGCTATGTCGGCGCGGCATCGGCCAAGGATTTTGAAGAGCGCAAGGACCCCTTGCTGATCACACCCGGCTTCAAGGTCGGCAAAGACGGGCTGGAGAAATCCTTCGACCGCGAATTGACGGGCAAGCCCGGCGCGAAGCGGGTGGAGGTGACCGCGCGTGGCAAGATCGTGCGGGAACTGACCACCCGGCCCGACACGCCGGGCAATGCCATCAAGCTGACGATCGATGCGGGCCTGCAGGAATATGCCGGCCGGCGGCTGGCGACCCAGAGCGGGTCGGTTGTCGTCCTCGACTGCCGCAATGGCGACGTATTGGCGATGGCGTCGATGCCAAGCTTTGATCCCAACAGCTTTTCCGACGGCATCAGCCATCTGGAATGGGAAATGCTGTCGAAGGACGACCATGTCCCGCTGCGCAACAAGACCTTGCAGGGGCTGTATCCGCCCGGATCGACAGTGAAGCCCATGGTGGCGCTGGCACTGCTGGAGGCCGGAATTTCCTCCAAGGACCGGATCAATTGTCCGGGCGCCATTCGCGTCGGCAATACGCTGTTCCACTGCCATAAGAAGCGAGGGCACGGATCGCTCGACATGCGCGGAGCCATCGCCCAGAGCTGCGACATCTATTTCTACCAGATGGCGCAGCGCATCGGCATGGACCGTATCGCCAGCATGGCCCGCCGCGTGGGCATGGGGCAGAAATTTCCCCTGCCCTTCGCCAGCCAAAGCTACGGCACGGTTCCCGATCCTGCATGGAAGCTCAAGAAATATGGGCAGAAATGGCAGGTCTATGACACGGTGAACGCGACCATCGGTCAGGGTTATATGCTCATCAACCCGCTGCAGATGGCGGTGATGGCGGCGCGGCTGGCCACCGGGCGGCAGTTGATGCCCAACTTCCTTCTGGGCGCACACAGGCCGGACCCGGAGCCTGTCGGCGTGCCCGAAGAGCATCTGGTGACGATCCGCGACGCCATGAGCGCGGTGGTCAATGGCGGGGGTACCGGAGGCGCTGCGCGGATGGGCATCCCGGGTGTCATGATCGCGGGCAAGACGGGCACGGCGCAAGTGCGGCGCATCACCATGGCTGAGCGCGCAGGCGGCGTTCGCGGCAACGCGTCCCTGCCCTTCAAACTACGCGACCACGCCTTGTTCCAGGGTTTCGCTCCCTTCGACAATCCGCGCTATGCGATCGCCTGCATCATCGAACATGGCGGCCATACCAACCGCGTGGAGGACGCACCCATGATCGCGAGCGACACCATGTCTTTTCTGTTCGATCAGGCCAAGGCGATGGAGAAGCTGGAGACGTTGGAAAAAGGCTGGGGCGGCCCGCCTGCGGAACGGCTGGCGCGGCAGATGGGGGCGTATCGCCTTGCCAAGGCGATCGAGAAGGGAGAGGCTCCGCCCGCAGCTGGCAACGCGAGCGAAGCCGCCAACGCTGCAGGCAATGCGGCCAATGCTACGACTGCCGCACCCGGCGACGACGATGCCCCACCCCCGCCCGGCCCTAACCCGGCGGCTGCACAATGA
- the mreD gene encoding rod shape-determining protein MreD, which produces MIDPHLQHVPRLGRHPSRFRLTGTPVIAVMLGSAITVLPVIAQAPVMPPFGLLLLLSWRLLRPELWRAWIGLPLGLFDDIMSGQPIGSAMFLWTVMLIGIDAIEHRMVWRSYRQDWLIASAGIIFCIAGGVFFARITGGGNIKLQLVAPQMLWTVLLFPFVVRQCARIDRWRVMA; this is translated from the coding sequence ATGATCGACCCACATCTCCAGCATGTTCCGCGGCTGGGGCGGCATCCGTCGCGCTTCCGGCTGACAGGTACGCCGGTCATCGCGGTCATGCTGGGATCGGCGATAACCGTTCTGCCGGTCATTGCCCAGGCGCCAGTCATGCCGCCCTTCGGCCTGCTGCTGCTCCTATCCTGGCGACTGTTGCGGCCGGAATTGTGGCGCGCCTGGATCGGCCTGCCGCTCGGCCTGTTCGATGACATCATGAGTGGCCAGCCGATCGGTTCGGCCATGTTCCTGTGGACGGTGATGCTGATCGGAATCGACGCCATCGAACATCGCATGGTGTGGCGCAGCTACCGGCAGGACTGGCTAATCGCGTCGGCCGGGATTATCTTCTGCATCGCTGGTGGAGTGTTCTTCGCGCGGATCACCGGTGGAGGAAACATCAAGCTGCAACTGGTTGCGCCGCAAATGCTCTGGACGGTCCTGCTCTTCCCCTTCGTGGTGCGTCAATGCGCCCGGATCGATCGCTGGCGCGTGATGGCATGA
- the mreC gene encoding rod shape-determining protein MreC encodes MARPPSRRPGHNRKAQYSLFASYVVAVTGAVVGLLLIAVAIFDPTGFAAIRTATSEISRPASLGLRNMVSGASSLDEVLTAYWRAGSQNIALRHQVEADRNRIIEAKAIAQENLRLKKLLKLVDEDQTDLLTARLISSSSSSPRRFARLNAGRWQGVRPGMPVRAPEGLIGRIHSVTPNTAEVLLLTDSSNIVPIRRATDSVPAISTGLGDGTVEIRSLAAGRNPFSPGDILVTSGVGGVYQPNIPVAVVVRIAGEIAYGVPLANPSKVDAVVVERSFEEAVTRTDPAATDGALPEVAANATAP; translated from the coding sequence ATGGCGCGGCCACCCAGCCGGCGTCCCGGCCACAACCGCAAGGCGCAGTATAGCCTGTTCGCCAGCTATGTGGTGGCGGTAACGGGCGCGGTTGTCGGCCTGCTGCTGATCGCCGTCGCGATCTTCGATCCGACCGGCTTTGCAGCGATAAGAACAGCCACATCGGAGATTTCGCGTCCGGCCTCGCTCGGGCTGCGCAATATGGTGAGCGGCGCCAGCTCGCTTGACGAGGTGCTGACCGCTTATTGGCGCGCGGGGTCGCAGAATATTGCGCTCCGCCACCAGGTCGAGGCAGACCGCAACCGAATCATCGAGGCCAAGGCGATCGCGCAGGAAAATCTGCGGCTCAAGAAGCTGCTGAAGCTGGTCGATGAGGATCAGACCGACCTACTGACGGCGCGGCTCATTTCCTCCTCTTCATCCAGCCCTCGCCGCTTTGCGCGGTTGAACGCCGGGCGTTGGCAGGGCGTGCGGCCCGGCATGCCGGTGCGCGCGCCAGAAGGGCTGATCGGCCGTATCCACAGCGTGACGCCCAATACCGCCGAAGTCCTGCTGCTAACCGACAGCAGCAACATCGTGCCGATCCGCCGCGCGACCGACAGCGTGCCCGCCATCTCGACCGGGCTTGGCGACGGGACGGTCGAAATCCGTTCCTTGGCGGCTGGCCGTAATCCTTTCAGTCCGGGCGATATTCTCGTCACTTCCGGCGTCGGCGGCGTTTACCAGCCCAATATTCCCGTGGCGGTAGTTGTGCGGATCGCGGGAGAGATCGCCTATGGCGTGCCGCTCGCCAACCCGTCCAAGGTCGATGCGGTCGTGGTCGAGCGCTCTTTCGAGGAAGCGGTGACGCGGACGGACCCGGCCGCAACGGACGGCGCCTTGCCGGAGGTGGCGGCGAACGCCACCGCGCCATGA
- a CDS encoding rod shape-determining protein, whose translation MSIFSRLFKLSSQDMAIDLGTANTVVYVRGRGIVLNEPSVVAVETLNGVKRVKAVGDDAKLMMGKTPDSIEAIRPLRDGVIADIDVAEQMIKHFITKVHGGKSRPWRFPEIVICVPSGSTSVERRAIRDAASNAGASQVFLIEEPMAAAIGADMPVTEPIGSMVVDIGGGTTEVAVLSLRGLAYTTSVRVGGDKMDEAIVSFVRRHHNLLIGEATAERIKKQFGVAQPPEDGVGETIHIKGRDLVNGVPKEISINQGQIADALAEPISTIVEGVRIALENTAPELAADIVDQGIVLTGGGALLKGLDDELRDETGLPVTIAEDPLTCVAIGTGRAMEDPIFRGVLQTA comes from the coding sequence ATGTCGATCTTTTCGCGACTTTTCAAACTTTCCTCCCAGGATATGGCTATCGATCTCGGCACGGCTAACACCGTGGTCTATGTGCGTGGCCGCGGGATCGTGCTGAATGAACCGTCGGTTGTGGCGGTGGAGACGCTGAACGGCGTGAAGCGGGTCAAGGCCGTCGGCGACGACGCCAAGCTGATGATGGGCAAGACCCCCGATTCGATCGAGGCTATCCGTCCCCTACGCGACGGCGTCATCGCGGACATCGACGTCGCCGAACAGATGATCAAGCATTTCATCACCAAGGTGCATGGCGGCAAGTCGCGTCCCTGGCGCTTCCCGGAAATCGTGATCTGCGTGCCGTCGGGTTCGACCAGCGTCGAGCGCCGTGCGATTCGCGACGCGGCGAGCAATGCGGGCGCCTCTCAGGTGTTCCTGATCGAGGAACCCATGGCCGCTGCCATTGGCGCTGACATGCCGGTGACCGAGCCCATCGGCTCCATGGTCGTCGACATCGGCGGCGGCACGACCGAAGTCGCGGTGCTGTCGCTCCGCGGCCTCGCCTATACCACTTCGGTGCGCGTGGGCGGCGACAAGATGGACGAAGCCATCGTGTCCTTCGTCCGCCGTCATCACAATCTGCTGATCGGCGAAGCGACCGCCGAGCGCATCAAGAAGCAGTTCGGCGTCGCCCAGCCGCCCGAAGACGGCGTGGGAGAGACGATCCACATCAAGGGCCGCGACCTGGTGAACGGCGTGCCCAAGGAAATCTCGATCAACCAGGGTCAGATCGCCGACGCGCTGGCTGAGCCGATCAGCACCATCGTCGAGGGCGTACGCATCGCGCTGGAAAACACCGCTCCCGAACTGGCGGCGGACATCGTCGATCAGGGAATCGTCCTGACCGGCGGCGGCGCGTTGCTGAAGGGCCTGGACGATGAGTTGCGCGACGAGACCGGCCTGCCGGTCACGATCGCCGAAGATCCGCTGACCTGTGTCGCGATCGGAACCGGCCGGGCGATGGAAGATCCGATCTTCCGAGGCGTGCTGCAGACCGCTTAA